One Pseudomonadota bacterium genomic window carries:
- a CDS encoding NAD(P)H-dependent oxidoreductase has protein sequence MTTKVTNEHLEQQLAWRYATKCFDPAKKISARDWASLEASLLLAPSSFGLQPWRFITISDPALRAKLRAHSWNQSQVVDASHYVVFAARTTFDLSLVDEALQHTAEVREVALSTLEGGRSIISNFITALNERNAIEPWCTHQLYLALGMLLTSAALLQVDACPLEGIDPNFYNEILDLPRRGFSAKVACALGYRSDRDLGATLKKVRRSAQDIIERR, from the coding sequence ATGACAACTAAAGTAACCAACGAACACCTAGAACAACAGCTCGCCTGGCGCTATGCGACGAAGTGCTTTGATCCAGCCAAGAAGATCTCGGCTCGTGATTGGGCCTCGCTTGAGGCTTCGCTACTTCTAGCGCCCTCATCTTTTGGCCTGCAACCGTGGCGCTTTATAACTATCTCGGATCCAGCGCTGCGCGCAAAGCTAAGGGCCCACTCTTGGAACCAATCGCAGGTGGTAGATGCCTCGCACTACGTTGTATTTGCGGCACGCACTACCTTTGATCTCTCTCTGGTGGATGAGGCGCTACAGCACACCGCCGAAGTCAGGGAGGTAGCTCTCTCAACCCTAGAGGGTGGCAGATCGATTATCTCCAACTTTATTACCGCGCTCAACGAACGCAACGCCATAGAGCCATGGTGCACCCACCAGCTCTATCTTGCTCTCGGTATGCTACTCACCTCGGCGGCGCTGCTGCAGGTAGACGCCTGTCCGTTAGAGGGCATCGATCCGAACTTTTACAACGAAATACTTGACCTGCCACGACGTGGATTCTCGGCAAAGGTAGCTTGTGCCCTCGGGTATCGCTCAGATCGGGACCTCGGAGCAACTCTCAAGAAGGTTCGACGCTCAGCGCAAGATATCATTGAGCGCAGGTAG
- a CDS encoding rhomboid family intramembrane serine protease, whose protein sequence is MLNRRSFSSLSFQSAAHSLTIITVIASVIEGLLERSNLRPFLFSPLHTLYDLELWRPFTALFIAISPIEIIFTALIMYSIGGLLESRWGRRRFVTIIFGIPLLAELVTILIAALSPETFFTAFYPGTRQVVTTLWIMFGLSSWFSGQMLNFWGTPITGKTFALVGLGFVILSGIFGSLTAVIPELIAAGLSYGYMYRSRLPRLRQSIELSYYTWKLRRLKSKSKFRLVKGSRSDDGDPDSTVH, encoded by the coding sequence ATGTTGAACCGACGATCGTTCTCCTCCCTTTCATTTCAAAGTGCTGCACACTCGCTGACTATAATTACGGTGATAGCCTCCGTTATTGAGGGGCTGCTTGAGCGCTCAAACCTCCGTCCGTTCCTGTTCTCTCCACTTCACACCCTCTACGACCTTGAGCTGTGGCGCCCGTTTACAGCCCTCTTTATCGCGATATCGCCGATAGAGATAATCTTTACCGCACTGATTATGTACAGCATCGGGGGCTTGCTTGAATCGCGTTGGGGTAGGCGGCGATTTGTCACTATTATCTTTGGAATTCCTCTCTTAGCCGAGTTAGTGACGATCTTAATTGCAGCGCTATCTCCCGAGACATTCTTTACGGCCTTTTATCCAGGCACACGTCAGGTCGTTACAACGCTCTGGATAATGTTTGGACTCTCGTCATGGTTCTCGGGTCAGATGCTAAACTTTTGGGGCACCCCGATTACCGGCAAAACGTTCGCGCTAGTGGGTCTTGGATTTGTGATCTTAAGCGGCATATTCGGTTCTTTAACCGCTGTCATACCGGAGCTGATCGCAGCAGGACTAAGTTACGGCTATATGTATCGCTCAAGATTGCCTCGGCTGCGTCAAAGTATTGAGCTCTCCTACTATACCTGGAAGTTACGGCGCTTGAAATCTAAATCGAAGTTTCGCCTCGTTAAGGGATCGCGCAGCGATGATGGTGATCCAGATTCAACCGTGCACTAG
- a CDS encoding glycosyltransferase family 2 protein: protein MTLQSPPTSERLSDWMERQPASTSSVDISIVVPAFNEERRLPPTLIDIIDLFDRKGAKYEVIVVDDGSSDNTAEVVRKFERVRAEVRLIQLPKNHGKGHAVRLGVLNSHGAVILFADADGATPIAEVSRLQAALAAGFDIAIGSRALASQDTKVATSIHRRLLGRVFNYCVNIILLPSITDTQCGFKMFTRKAALFLFRKQRSDRFSFDVELLFLAHKVGLSVKEVPINWTNVPGSKVNLVMDALLMFRDIFRFRVMHRNVTRESYEQFERDSAALEHSDPVSALGHK, encoded by the coding sequence ATGACCCTCCAATCACCCCCCACATCTGAGCGCCTTAGCGACTGGATGGAGCGCCAGCCAGCCTCTACCTCCTCGGTTGATATCAGTATCGTCGTTCCAGCCTTTAACGAGGAGCGCCGACTACCCCCGACCCTGATAGACATTATCGACCTCTTTGACCGTAAGGGCGCCAAATACGAGGTTATAGTCGTTGATGATGGAAGCTCAGATAATACCGCCGAGGTTGTTCGAAAATTTGAGCGGGTACGCGCCGAGGTGCGTCTAATACAGCTACCTAAAAACCATGGAAAGGGACACGCCGTTAGGCTAGGAGTTCTTAACAGCCACGGAGCCGTAATCCTGTTCGCAGACGCCGATGGTGCTACGCCGATTGCGGAGGTATCACGCCTGCAGGCCGCCCTTGCTGCGGGGTTCGACATTGCGATCGGATCACGGGCTCTGGCCTCACAAGATACAAAGGTTGCGACATCTATTCATCGTAGGTTACTTGGACGGGTATTTAATTACTGCGTTAATATTATACTCCTCCCATCGATCACAGATACTCAATGTGGCTTTAAGATGTTTACCCGCAAGGCGGCGCTCTTTCTCTTCCGTAAGCAACGCTCCGATCGATTTAGCTTTGATGTAGAGCTACTCTTTCTTGCCCACAAGGTTGGACTAAGCGTTAAAGAGGTGCCGATTAACTGGACCAACGTACCTGGCTCGAAGGTTAATCTGGTAATGGATGCACTGCTTATGTTCCGTGATATATTTCGATTCCGCGTGATGCACCGCAACGTTACTCGCGAAAGCTACGAGCAGTTTGAAAGGGACTCTGCGGCACTTGAGCATAGCGACCCAGTCAGCGCGCTAGGTCATAAATAG
- the feoB gene encoding ferrous iron transport protein B, which yields MAIITDVDENYPRSIALVGNPNCGKTTLFNGLTGSRYKVANYPGVTIARKEGSISLNGGGYAQIIDLPGTYALLGSSLDEKIVTQLLRGELKGCRKPDLVVAVVDATNLERNLFLVSELIDAGFPIVLAINMMDAAEQAGIKVYGELLSRALDLPVVQIIARSKFGFTNLLREISRALLTPSSSSKRLAWLPLEHALRASLETQESVATKHLDAATITAIGSLRYTWIRALVKKTSSQRSEDGSTVSSALDRALTSKLWGLPIMLIIFGIIFQAIFLWAQLPMELISATVEGLSAWLAALLPNGILTSLITEGIVPGVGNVLVFVPQIAILFFFIGLLEDSGYLSRAVFLLDNFMRKVGLQGRAFIPLLSSFACAVPGILSTRSIPSRSDRLAAIMIAPLMSCSARLPVYAVLIAAFIPTIMLGGVISLQGVTLLGMYLLGIIGACCVAYILKRCFLWKESCFHVMEMPPLRRPVLRVVLRGVYDNVISFLKNASTLILACSVILWFLASYPKPDPSFTGNPVQVSYAGRLGTAIEPAIKPLGFNWEIGIAILSSFPAREVFVTTLSTIYSVNNDDNENQGLIKTLQKRKESGDFSTLTAISLMVFYVFACQCMSTLAVCKRETGSWGWTFGMFGYMTTLAYVASLLTFQIGSIVFE from the coding sequence GTGGCGATTATTACTGACGTCGACGAAAACTACCCAAGGTCTATAGCGCTCGTCGGAAATCCAAATTGCGGAAAAACCACGCTCTTTAACGGACTAACCGGCTCTCGCTACAAGGTGGCGAACTATCCAGGCGTTACAATTGCACGCAAAGAGGGCTCGATCTCTCTTAATGGTGGTGGCTACGCTCAAATTATAGATCTCCCAGGTACATACGCACTCCTCGGCTCCTCTTTAGATGAAAAGATAGTCACGCAACTTCTGCGCGGCGAGCTAAAGGGATGCAGAAAACCGGACCTTGTGGTGGCGGTCGTTGATGCCACAAATCTTGAGCGGAATCTCTTTCTCGTATCTGAGTTAATAGATGCCGGTTTTCCGATCGTACTCGCTATTAATATGATGGATGCTGCTGAGCAGGCTGGCATTAAGGTATACGGAGAGCTTCTTTCTCGCGCCCTTGATCTTCCGGTGGTTCAAATTATCGCCCGAAGCAAGTTCGGATTTACCAACCTCCTTAGAGAGATCTCACGTGCGCTCCTTACCCCCTCCAGCTCCTCGAAACGGCTCGCCTGGCTGCCTTTAGAGCATGCCCTTAGAGCATCCCTTGAAACGCAGGAATCAGTGGCTACTAAACACCTTGATGCCGCTACAATTACCGCTATCGGCTCGCTGCGCTATACGTGGATTAGAGCTCTCGTAAAGAAAACATCCTCGCAACGCTCTGAGGATGGGTCGACCGTCAGCTCTGCACTTGATAGAGCTCTTACGAGCAAGCTCTGGGGGCTTCCGATCATGCTGATAATCTTTGGCATTATCTTTCAAGCTATCTTTCTGTGGGCGCAGCTGCCGATGGAGCTTATCTCAGCAACGGTTGAGGGGCTGAGTGCGTGGCTTGCTGCACTTCTACCGAATGGAATACTAACAAGCCTTATCACTGAGGGCATCGTACCAGGAGTTGGAAACGTACTGGTTTTTGTTCCGCAGATCGCTATCCTCTTTTTCTTTATCGGGCTACTAGAGGACTCAGGGTATCTCTCTCGAGCGGTGTTCTTACTTGATAATTTTATGCGCAAAGTCGGGCTGCAAGGGCGCGCATTTATCCCGCTATTAAGCTCCTTTGCCTGTGCGGTGCCAGGCATACTCTCAACGCGCTCAATCCCAAGCCGCTCAGATAGACTCGCGGCTATTATGATTGCGCCGCTGATGAGCTGTAGCGCTCGACTGCCTGTCTATGCGGTGCTTATAGCCGCCTTTATTCCAACAATCATGCTGGGTGGCGTTATCTCGCTGCAAGGTGTCACGCTACTTGGAATGTACCTACTCGGGATTATTGGCGCATGTTGCGTGGCGTACATCTTAAAGAGGTGTTTTTTGTGGAAGGAGTCATGCTTTCATGTGATGGAGATGCCCCCTCTACGTAGACCAGTTCTGCGAGTCGTTCTGCGTGGGGTTTATGACAACGTTATATCATTCCTAAAAAACGCGAGCACTCTAATCCTAGCATGTTCTGTGATCTTATGGTTTCTAGCTTCTTATCCCAAACCAGATCCATCGTTTACTGGAAATCCGGTTCAGGTCAGCTATGCTGGGCGGCTTGGTACGGCTATAGAGCCAGCCATTAAACCCCTTGGGTTTAATTGGGAGATCGGCATAGCGATCTTATCATCTTTCCCAGCGCGTGAGGTCTTTGTAACCACACTCAGCACTATCTATAGTGTTAATAACGATGATAATGAGAATCAGGGGCTTATAAAGACCCTGCAAAAACGCAAGGAGTCTGGAGATTTCTCAACACTCACGGCGATCTCTCTGATGGTGTTTTACGTATTTGCCTGTCAATGTATGTCTACACTTGCAGTATGCAAACGGGAGACCGGTTCGTGGGGATGGACCTTTGGAATGTTTGGCTACATGACCACTCTTGCATATGTAGCATCCCTTTTAACGTTCCAGATCGGATCTATTGTTTTTGAGTAG
- a CDS encoding NUDIX hydrolase, with amino-acid sequence MKVIESHLLYEGKLRAVRETLESPQGKRFVHETIEHPGAVVILPLLEDGRIVFIEQYRHSVRESILELPAGTLEKGEEPEFCAQRELMEEIGMACRELISLGTLLPAPGFCNEVQHIFCAKDLYPREATPDEDEVITVIKLSVAEVEEVIRNGRLRDSKSLALLMRARVSRII; translated from the coding sequence ATGAAAGTCATAGAATCACACCTCCTATACGAGGGGAAACTTAGGGCGGTCAGAGAGACACTTGAATCGCCGCAGGGTAAACGCTTTGTACACGAGACGATCGAACATCCGGGGGCGGTTGTTATCCTGCCTTTACTGGAGGATGGGCGCATAGTTTTTATTGAGCAGTATCGGCACTCGGTTAGGGAGTCCATACTGGAGCTTCCGGCGGGAACCCTTGAAAAGGGCGAGGAGCCAGAGTTCTGCGCGCAGCGCGAACTGATGGAAGAGATCGGCATGGCGTGCAGGGAGCTTATATCTCTGGGCACCCTCTTGCCGGCACCGGGATTCTGTAATGAAGTTCAGCACATATTTTGCGCCAAAGATCTTTATCCCAGAGAGGCTACGCCGGATGAGGATGAGGTCATAACCGTTATAAAGCTCTCGGTTGCTGAGGTGGAGGAGGTAATCCGTAACGGACGACTCCGAGACTCGAAGTCGTTGGCGCTTCTTATGCGAGCCAGGGTTAGTCGTATTATATAG
- a CDS encoding FeoA family protein encodes MNCNVATQYKDEPLLNSMRVGQRVIISAIKSCPAELLRKLVSMGLVSGSEVTVTQRGFFGSPINIKLFGSVLSLHSTEAAHIQVQPL; translated from the coding sequence GTGAATTGCAACGTAGCAACCCAATACAAAGATGAGCCCCTGCTCAACTCTATGCGCGTAGGGCAGCGGGTCATTATCTCAGCTATTAAGAGCTGCCCGGCTGAGCTACTTCGCAAGCTTGTCTCGATGGGTCTAGTTTCCGGCTCTGAGGTTACGGTCACTCAACGCGGCTTCTTTGGTTCTCCGATCAATATCAAGCTCTTTGGCTCTGTGCTCTCTCTGCACAGCACTGAGGCGGCTCACATTCAAGTTCAACCACTATAA
- a CDS encoding class I SAM-dependent methyltransferase, producing the protein MTSQINGYSLLDSGNGRKLERFGDVVIDRPSSLSAWKQRNNALWESADAIYLPPDQWSHQRAPFSTWNTEIEGVNLQLELMSNGQLGIFPEHALYLSRVGATIEQLRARGRSPIRILNLFAYTGLATAFCAKLPDVIVTHVDLAKRAIEWAKRNVEMNIGTNDKVRWIVDDALTFMAREHRKGNLYDIIIIDPPSFSRVSKNNSWTLEEKAPDIVTLVLDILAPEAGVVFFTNHSSASTSDVARNIALDRFNDRGVEIAIEPLAIKEELTERILPAGSLIVLSHTT; encoded by the coding sequence ATGACGTCACAGATAAATGGATACTCGCTGCTCGATTCCGGTAACGGTCGCAAACTTGAGCGCTTTGGAGATGTAGTCATCGACCGACCCTCTAGCTTAAGCGCCTGGAAGCAACGAAACAACGCATTATGGGAGAGCGCAGACGCTATCTACCTTCCCCCGGACCAATGGAGTCACCAACGCGCGCCCTTCTCCACCTGGAACACCGAGATAGAGGGGGTCAACCTACAACTCGAACTCATGTCAAATGGGCAGCTTGGGATCTTCCCAGAACATGCCCTCTACCTATCGCGCGTCGGTGCAACCATAGAGCAATTACGCGCGCGTGGCAGGAGTCCCATCCGTATTCTTAATCTGTTCGCCTATACAGGTCTCGCCACTGCATTCTGTGCAAAGCTACCCGACGTTATCGTGACCCACGTTGATCTGGCAAAGCGAGCCATCGAGTGGGCCAAGAGAAACGTGGAGATGAACATCGGGACGAACGATAAGGTGCGTTGGATCGTTGATGATGCCCTGACCTTTATGGCGCGCGAGCACCGTAAGGGTAATCTCTACGATATTATCATCATCGATCCCCCCTCGTTCAGTCGGGTCTCAAAGAATAATTCATGGACCCTAGAGGAGAAGGCCCCCGATATAGTTACGCTCGTGCTCGATATACTTGCGCCCGAAGCCGGGGTAGTCTTTTTCACAAACCACAGCTCCGCCAGTACATCAGATGTGGCGCGCAACATCGCCTTAGATAGATTTAATGACCGTGGTGTAGAGATAGCTATCGAGCCCCTAGCTATTAAGGAGGAGCTTACCGAGCGCATACTTCCTGCTGGGTCGCTAATCGTTCTATCACATACCACCTAA
- a CDS encoding TMEM43 family protein, with product MKLSALKTKSRASLGVFTLLCALGLMWSGTVRSLKDQSNINAALGRAITIDAASPDPGNNNKLVVAAGRLSSGEMLEDELLKPGPYLALKRRVEMFQWSEERSSDDSLPEYSINWHPGQIDFFRFRKPQGHENPLLKFQPELKTVGQSTFSGFDGSRIIKAISDPARLILTKEMLRDPSLEIVDNKIVIRRDPSSTELALGDMRVWYESLPPGDYTVLAVQADERSLLGSERSDQLVIQAGLLDAEQFLEQQGEQASESSNGILYMGTVLLCIGLLSILGSFSQRLDLRPKVNLQGQAAAIFLSVAISLTVLLILLILSLVS from the coding sequence GTGAAGCTCTCTGCATTGAAAACTAAGTCCAGGGCATCTCTCGGGGTTTTCACACTACTGTGTGCGCTCGGTTTAATGTGGAGTGGGACGGTACGGAGCCTTAAGGACCAGAGTAATATTAACGCAGCACTCGGTAGAGCTATTACAATTGATGCTGCAAGCCCTGATCCCGGTAACAACAACAAGCTTGTGGTTGCTGCTGGTAGGCTCAGTTCAGGAGAGATGCTTGAGGATGAGCTGCTTAAGCCCGGCCCCTACCTAGCTCTTAAACGACGGGTAGAGATGTTTCAATGGTCGGAAGAGCGTTCATCCGATGATTCACTCCCTGAGTACTCAATCAATTGGCACCCTGGACAGATAGACTTCTTTCGCTTTCGTAAACCACAGGGGCATGAGAATCCGCTACTTAAGTTTCAACCGGAGTTAAAGACCGTAGGGCAGTCTACGTTTTCAGGTTTTGATGGAAGTAGGATTATAAAAGCTATAAGCGACCCGGCGCGCTTGATCCTAACTAAGGAGATGTTGCGTGATCCATCCCTTGAGATCGTTGATAATAAGATCGTTATTAGACGTGACCCTTCCAGTACCGAGCTTGCCCTCGGGGATATGCGAGTTTGGTATGAGTCCTTACCGCCCGGTGATTATACCGTACTGGCTGTGCAGGCCGATGAGCGCAGCTTGTTAGGAAGCGAGCGTAGCGATCAGCTAGTAATTCAAGCGGGGCTTTTAGATGCGGAGCAATTTCTTGAGCAGCAGGGGGAGCAGGCCTCCGAATCGTCGAACGGGATACTCTATATGGGAACAGTGCTGCTCTGTATCGGGTTGCTCTCTATCCTGGGGTCGTTCTCTCAGCGCTTAGATCTACGGCCAAAGGTGAACTTACAGGGCCAAGCAGCGGCTATATTTTTGAGCGTTGCAATATCGCTCACTGTTCTTCTAATCCTGTTGATACTTTCGCTGGTGAGTTAA